One Tribolium castaneum strain GA2 chromosome 6, icTriCast1.1, whole genome shotgun sequence genomic window, aggttgataaaaacttaaacaGTTATTAATAGATCgctcaataaaattataaattatgttTTGAAGTTCATGAATAAAGTTTATAACAATTAGGTAAGTATGGGTTAACTCAGCTTACACTCCTGCGGCTGTACAATATTTACTTCAACACAATTTATGAATGATGTGGACTTTTTTTGTTGTAGTaacaaaactattaaaagaTTTTTACTTTCTTCACAACTTTTTACTGCCTTTGAGTTTTCTATTAGCTTAtaatgtgttattttattttcttatttttaacaaacgtaatgtacaaaatcttaagttttcaatttttttaaagttgccTTGTACTgatgtttttttgtcaataaaattattatcacagttattattattattatttattattattataattattttatccgAAAATTTCGTAATCGCAGAAATAAGAATTCACCTAAAAGTATGGGAACCAATGGTCCTTAGTCTCTGAACGCGCGATAGACGGCCAGTTGGCGTGTGGCCAGAAGAAGAAGTAGCACTCCGGTGGAAACCCCACTGAAATAGTCCACTGTTCTTGGCCCCTCGGTACAGGACAGGACACGAGCACCTCAGCTACAGAAGCTTAGGTTACGGTCATTATTGGCAACACGCTCCGCCGGCATACGAGTGACTTGAGGAATCCATTGGTCATCTAGTGCACCCTGTGGGACAACGATAAACTTTTTGCCCAATATAACATGAAatgttatttgttattttacctGACCACACAGGAATTTTCCTGAATATGGGCTGATTCCGCATCGTGTCACCAAATATGCAATTTGACTAATGGGGCACAAGAACATGACGTTGCCTCCGCCAAAAGTCTTGGAGACTTTTTAATGCAGTTTTCAACTCCAAACTTGACGGTCAACAAAATGTCAAACCTAACCTAAGAACTtctttaacgtttttttcaacTCTTAATTAGTAAATTTTGTTATACTTACTTTATGTAATaactatttcaaaattatatgtGCTGCAAAGCAAACTGTTAGGGATAACATCACACAATTTAACCATTTTCCaacatgaatttttaaaatagcttgggatttttgttcgttgtGTTGGTGCTGCTGGTCAAAAAACAATtcgaattgaaaaattttgttgtcacTTTGACGACAAGTGTCGTGTGAACTATTAGTTATTTGTAATGGattttgtgagtttttttttaagaaaattattacttttactcATTAATTCATGTGTGTTTATAGCAGACACGCGAAACGCATTCCTCACGTTTGTGGTACTATTTCTGGCAATTTTTGTACTTAATTCTGATTGCTGGCATTCTTCACTACGTCCAAATGGTATTTTGGAGTCGCGATTTGCGGTACAGCCCCCAAACTTACCTGGACGTCGTCGACATGCCCCAAATCCActgcaaaaaattactttacgAAGTGAGCCATCTTCACAAGGAAATAATTGAAATGAAAGAACAGTTGGAAGAACTTCGTTCATGGAAAGTCAACTACGACGAAAATTCCAAAACCAACTTGAAAAAAGCGTTGGATAATTTCTACTCAGACACAATCGGAATTTTTGGTTCCACGACTTTCCCTCCAAAATTACCATCCCTTAACCCCGCATTTCCCCAGACTATGCCTCCGAGTCCGCCGGGGGCTCCGTCATCTCCACCCCTGAAACCACCCCCCTGCCGTCGCCCTTCGGCCTCCGCTTTTTCGGCACCATCGACTGGGTGGGCCAGTCCGACCCTGGAGTTTTGCTCCAGCCGAACACGCTTCCAGGGCGGTGTTACGCCTTTTACGGGAACAAGGGTCGTATTCGCGTAAAATTGGGGCGCCCGATTATGGTAACCCACGTGAGTTTGGAGCACATCCGCATTGGGGAGAGCACAACGAGGGCCcccaaaaatttcgaaatttggGTTGGTAGCACTGGCTCCCGGGCGCCTGATTTGAATAAGTTTGTTGCAGGGTTTCGGGGAGAGGGGTGAGGAGAATTTAGGTCAGTTCGTGTACGATTTGGACGATTCGATTATTCAAACTTTTGGCGTAATTGCGAAAAATCGGACGTTTCGAGCCGTGGAATTGCGCATCCTCAGTAATCACGGCAACGCTGAATCGACGTGTGTGTACCGATTCAGGGTTCATTCTTTGGATTAGTTGGCATTGAACATTCACTTGTTACGTCATCCGCCATTATTATCTCTGGTGTGAAGTTAGCCGCGGAGAGTTCGACCTTAAGTCTGGTTTAAATAAAGACCAAACGTTAATTATACAGGTGACGTCATGTTAAACAAACATTATGCATCTGTACTTGTACTAATTTTTAGTATTATGTTTACGTTAAAACCGTTggaatttggttttttttgaTCATTAAACTCGTTTGAATTTCGGTGACGGTTGCTTTATTGTGTCCATGATTGGTGTGTTGAACGTTCGGTGaaggtaattaaaaaaagggtTTGGTATGCCCAAAAATAGCACAGTGGGTATTTTTAACCCATCCGGTAGGAGACTTGCATTGAGTTGTCTTGTTTTCAGTCTGGAAATCATGGAGTTAAGGTCGAGATCCAGGTCTAAGACGCCGTTTCAGacgcaaacttttataaatgaCGAGGCCTTTGAAGGGCACAACCATGTGACGAGATCGACGAGACGTTCGGTCaggtatttatttatcaattaccaataacaaaatataaaatagtcAATTTTAGAACAACGGTGACTACTGGTGGCAGCGAGTATTATGAAAGTGTGACCAAACCAGTGAAGAGCAAAAGTACAACAAAATCGACGCGTTCGATATTTAAGACTTCTGATTATTCGTCAGAGGAAGGTGAAACAGATTCGCATTCCCACTTTTctgaaaatgagaaaaatcagATCATTGAAGATGCAAGAAAGGCAGCTAATGGCACTGCTGAGATCTCAGCCCTGAGCTTGTACAGGAAAGCGGGGAGATATTGGGAGTATGTTTTTTTGctttcctttttttaataacattttgatGTTGCCAACtgcataattttaaaagttttaagttGACTCTTTTAAACCATTAAAATACCTTGCCTTTGTTATCTCCATAAAGtgttttaacttaaaatgggataataaaaattaaacgaccATAATTACATTGTACaagttctaaaaaaacatgtttaacATTAGTAACGAAATCGTTAGGTTGGCGACGCTGACTCCTAACCtcaattttggtcaattttgatTTGAATTGTTTAAAAGAAAAGTGTGATTCTAAAAGTAGTGGCACGAGTGAGTAATTAAACGATATTGAATAATTACACTTGTTTACAAATTGAAGGGGTTAATCCATgaagaaaaactaaattttacgACACGCTTTCAAAGTTTCATTTCGAAAACTTGCTTTAGATCTGCAGTTATGTTAGCTAGGGTTTACTGAATTAAAACATAgttaaatatgtattttttatacaagaaAGTAGCCAATTTCAGTTGGAAATAAGTTACACGTGTATCCGTGTATGTCACTCTTTTTTACTCatactttttgaaataaaaaaaacataaaaaacatgCAAAAGGTTAATTTATACTATGTAAGTAGGTCTGTAAGTCAACTAGTATGTAATGAATAGtacttttaaataagtttattattaGGCAATACAAATTAATTGGACATAACCCCTTCAttcacatttaaattttataatacctTGACCATAGCCCCTTTAGCACCAACTGACTTgaaattttacagaaaaatacGAATGTGTTAagcatattttaattaaacttcaaATTTGTAGAAagtcaattttgaaaaaaatgtttcatagCCTCTTCATCCACTAAGCCCTTCAGTTATCAAGTATTTCTTTACGAGAAAaccaaaatacttttattttgctgaattCAAATCCAAGATTGGAAAGATTCCATCATGTCTAGTTTTTCTTTTATGTCCAATAATGCTACTATTATTAGATGAATTCctaaaattacttaaattgACTTATTTTGTTCTAAGAGATGGTTAGTTGAAAATATCTAATCAAGAGGTTAATTTAGTTCTTTTTCGCGATAACTGTGCTTTATGAACAAATAAGAATGTCCTCTCGTTCGTGTAAAAAAGATTCTGACCACTTTTGTTAcgtatgtaattattttctcaaaaaccgAACTTGCTGCATGGAAATCTTTAATGCTTGATTTTTTGGGAACCAAAAACAAGACGATTATAAACAAATTGTGGACGAGTTAACCAATTATCAACAAGTGAGTGCCAATATGTCgctaaaaatgcattttttgcaCTCTCATCTAGACTTTTTCCCAGCTAATTTAGAGTGCTTGCGGATTTTGTAAGCGGTTAACAAGATTTTTGTGATTCAAATATAATTCTTATATTATAATTACAAGAGGAAGCATTAGCAATATGCATAATTTTAGTATGTGCCCGTTATTAGAAAAATAGTTTagttcaaattttctttttaataaaaaaatcaggaCCTGATGGAAGTTTTCCAACTTTAGAT contains:
- the LOC103313882 gene encoding SUN domain-containing protein 2 isoform X2, producing the protein MDFTRETHSSRLWYYFWQFLYLILIAGILHYVQMVFWSRDLRYSPQTYLDVVDMPQIHCKKLLYEVSHLHKEIIEMKEQLEELRSWKVNYDENSKTNLKKALDNFYSDTIGIFDYASESAGGSVISTPETTPLPSPFGLRFFGTIDWVGQSDPGVLLQPNTLPGRCYAFYGNKGRIRVKLGRPIMVTHVSLEHIRIGESTTRAPKNFEIWGFGERGEENLGQFVYDLDDSIIQTFGVIAKNRTFRAVELRILSNHGNAESTCVYRFRVHSLD
- the LOC103313882 gene encoding SUN domain-containing protein 2 isoform X1, producing MDFQTRETHSSRLWYYFWQFLYLILIAGILHYVQMVFWSRDLRYSPQTYLDVVDMPQIHCKKLLYEVSHLHKEIIEMKEQLEELRSWKVNYDENSKTNLKKALDNFYSDTIGIFDYASESAGGSVISTPETTPLPSPFGLRFFGTIDWVGQSDPGVLLQPNTLPGRCYAFYGNKGRIRVKLGRPIMVTHVSLEHIRIGESTTRAPKNFEIWGFGERGEENLGQFVYDLDDSIIQTFGVIAKNRTFRAVELRILSNHGNAESTCVYRFRVHSLD